One genomic segment of Burkholderiaceae bacterium includes these proteins:
- a CDS encoding MFS transporter, translating to MTTAAVTAGPPQAPEGTRYRVLYAISFSHFLNDMIQSLILAIYPMLKGEFSLSFAQIGLITLTYQLTASLLQPLVGLYTDRHPKPHSLAFGMGSTLCGLLLLSVAPNFATVLVAAALVGTGSSVFHPESSRIARLASGGQPGLAQSIFQVGGNTGSAVGPLLAAAVVMPHGQGAIAWFGLAALVAIAVLWQIGTWYKTRHLSGARAKKPAAALASPVPPRTVALAIGVLLVLIFSKYFYLTSLTSYYTFYLMTRFGVSVQSAQVYLFIFLFAVAAGTLAGGPIGDRIGRKRVIWGSILGVAPFTLAMPYVDLTWAVILSFVIGLIIASAFSAILVFAQELMPGKVGAVSGMFFGFAFGMGGIGAAVLGALADRHGIEFVYHLCAFLPLLGLLTVFLPDLRQHRPPAASRAAPASPC from the coding sequence ATGACCACCGCCGCCGTCACCGCCGGGCCGCCCCAGGCCCCCGAAGGCACGCGCTACCGCGTGCTCTACGCCATCAGCTTCTCGCACTTCCTCAACGACATGATCCAGTCGTTGATCCTGGCGATCTACCCCATGCTCAAGGGCGAGTTCAGCCTGAGCTTCGCGCAGATCGGGCTGATCACGCTGACCTACCAGCTGACGGCCTCGCTGCTGCAGCCGCTGGTGGGCCTGTACACCGACCGGCACCCCAAGCCGCATTCGCTGGCCTTCGGCATGGGCTCCACGCTGTGCGGCCTGCTGCTGCTGTCGGTGGCGCCCAACTTCGCCACCGTGCTGGTGGCGGCCGCCCTGGTTGGCACGGGCTCGTCGGTGTTCCACCCCGAGTCCTCGCGCATCGCGCGCCTGGCCTCGGGCGGGCAGCCGGGGCTGGCGCAGTCGATCTTCCAGGTGGGCGGCAACACGGGCAGCGCCGTGGGGCCGCTGCTGGCGGCGGCCGTGGTCATGCCGCACGGGCAGGGCGCCATCGCCTGGTTCGGGCTGGCGGCGCTGGTGGCCATCGCGGTGCTGTGGCAGATCGGCACCTGGTACAAGACGCGGCACCTGAGCGGCGCGCGTGCCAAAAAGCCCGCGGCGGCGCTGGCCAGCCCGGTGCCGCCGCGCACGGTGGCGCTGGCCATCGGCGTGCTGCTGGTGCTGATCTTCTCCAAGTACTTCTACCTGACCAGCCTGACCAGCTACTACACCTTCTACCTGATGACGCGCTTTGGCGTGTCGGTGCAGTCGGCGCAGGTTTACCTGTTCATCTTCCTGTTCGCGGTGGCGGCCGGCACGCTGGCGGGTGGGCCCATCGGCGACCGCATCGGGCGCAAGCGCGTGATCTGGGGCTCCATCCTGGGCGTGGCGCCGTTCACGCTGGCGATGCCCTACGTCGACCTGACCTGGGCCGTGATCCTCAGCTTCGTCATCGGCCTGATCATCGCCTCGGCCTTCTCGGCCATCCTGGTGTTCGCGCAGGAACTGATGCCGGGCAAGGTGGGCGCGGTGTCGGGCATGTTCTTCGGCTTCGCCTTCGGCATGGGCGGCATCGGCGCGGCGGTGCTGGGCGCGCTGGCCGACCGCCACGGCATCGAGTTCGTCTACCACCTGTGCGCCTTCCTGCCGCTGCTGGGCCTGCTGACGGTGTTCCTGCCCGACCTGCGCCAGCACCGCCCGCCGGCGGCGTCGAGGGCGGCGCCCGCCTCGCCCTGCTGA
- a CDS encoding universal stress protein → MTLKILLPLDGTALSLEQARFAIRLCQSGLNAHFVAANVQEPASFYEVITARDPTQLQQMVIGTAQELVAPAVALLQGAGLPHEVAIVEEGDPVQGMLELIESEGCDMVIIGAHPHSLLATGSTRSSALRLAKVAPVPVLSVRAPAPPEPDEDGAP, encoded by the coding sequence ATGACCCTGAAGATCTTGCTGCCGCTGGACGGCACCGCCCTGTCGCTGGAGCAGGCGCGCTTTGCGATCCGCCTGTGCCAAAGCGGCCTGAACGCCCACTTCGTCGCCGCCAACGTGCAGGAGCCGGCGAGCTTCTACGAGGTCATCACCGCGCGCGACCCGACCCAGCTGCAGCAGATGGTGATCGGCACCGCGCAGGAGCTGGTGGCGCCGGCCGTGGCGCTGCTGCAGGGCGCAGGCCTGCCGCACGAGGTGGCCATCGTGGAGGAAGGCGACCCGGTGCAGGGCATGCTGGAGCTGATCGAGTCCGAGGGCTGCGACATGGTCATCATCGGCGCGCACCCGCATTCGCTGCTGGCCACCGGCAGCACGCGCTCGTCGGCGCTGCGCCTGGCCAAGGTGGCGCCGGTCCCGGTGCTGTCGGTGCGCGCGCCCGCGCCGCCCGAGCCGGACGAAGACGGCGCGCCCTGA
- a CDS encoding ABC transporter substrate-binding protein yields MRRTVLKTLALAPAALAFPRVWAQAGKPEKSKLTIAVGGKNLFYYLPLTIAEQLGYFKDEGLQVEVPDFAGGSKALQALVGGSADVVSGAYEHTINMQAKNQIIESFVLQGRAPQIVLAVSTKTMPGYKSLADLKGKKIGVTAPGSSTSMMASYVLAKAGLKPSDVSFIGVGAASGAITAVKSGQVDAIANLDPVITMLQRDNLIKVVADTRTLKDTQAVYGGPMPAAVLYTHGKFIQENPNTTQALANAMVHALRWLTKAGPSDIVKTVPESYLLGDRALYLAAWENVRQAISPDGLMPEAGPATALRMLKTFEPSLKDKPIDLAKTYTNAFARKADAKYP; encoded by the coding sequence ATGCGCCGCACCGTCCTCAAAACCTTGGCCCTGGCCCCTGCGGCGCTGGCCTTTCCGCGCGTGTGGGCGCAGGCCGGCAAGCCCGAGAAGAGCAAGCTGACGATCGCCGTGGGCGGCAAGAACCTGTTCTATTACCTGCCCCTGACCATCGCCGAGCAACTGGGCTACTTCAAGGACGAGGGCCTGCAGGTGGAGGTGCCCGACTTCGCCGGCGGCTCCAAGGCGCTGCAGGCGCTGGTGGGCGGCAGCGCCGACGTGGTGTCGGGCGCCTACGAGCACACCATCAACATGCAGGCCAAGAACCAGATCATTGAGTCCTTCGTGCTGCAGGGGCGCGCGCCGCAGATCGTGCTGGCGGTCTCGACCAAGACCATGCCCGGCTACAAGAGCCTGGCGGACCTCAAGGGCAAGAAGATCGGCGTGACCGCGCCGGGCTCGTCCACCTCGATGATGGCCAGCTACGTGCTGGCCAAGGCGGGGCTCAAGCCCAGCGACGTGTCCTTCATCGGCGTGGGCGCGGCCAGCGGCGCCATCACGGCCGTCAAGTCGGGGCAGGTGGACGCCATCGCCAACCTCGACCCGGTCATCACCATGCTGCAGCGCGACAACCTGATCAAGGTGGTGGCCGACACCCGCACGCTGAAGGACACGCAGGCCGTCTACGGCGGCCCCATGCCGGCCGCCGTGCTCTACACCCACGGCAAGTTCATCCAGGAAAATCCCAACACCACGCAGGCGCTGGCCAACGCCATGGTGCACGCGCTGCGCTGGCTGACCAAGGCGGGGCCGTCGGACATCGTCAAGACCGTGCCCGAGTCCTACCTGCTGGGCGACCGCGCGCTGTACCTGGCCGCGTGGGAGAACGTGCGCCAGGCCATCTCGCCCGACGGCCTCATGCCCGAGGCCGGGCCCGCCACCGCGCTGCGCATGCTCAAGACCTTCGAGCCCAGCCTGAAGGACAAGCCGATCGACCTGGCCAAGACCTACACCAACGCCTTCGCGCGCAAGGCCGACGCCAAGTATCCCTGA